From Oncorhynchus nerka isolate Pitt River linkage group LG1, Oner_Uvic_2.0, whole genome shotgun sequence, the proteins below share one genomic window:
- the LOC115128205 gene encoding cell surface glycoprotein CD200 receptor 1-A-like isoform X1: MGKTWIIGVISLLAVSATWSLETGYNHNISVISHTSPFLTSTVPLGLQHGVIAARSELFHLGNNAILKCSNKTWSEMIYTIWKIQLGGMKCQISSSNDNQNLNTCNDGKAMLNTSRGESYLQIPGFSKTDEGIYHCESVYKAGSYASNIDVSLIAPPNVFAWLEWEGSRQVAVCLAEGGKPAASISWSENWNSTSTTTLNLDGFNKVESRLVLPEGIATGNLTCAVIHPSWEEVHMVTPEIVIPWRLVIISVGTISFIMAILGCLYFTRKHPCRISPKAPQSQDYVEEVEPYASYIQSANLIYNSSAGLFT; the protein is encoded by the exons atggggaagacaTGGATTATAGGAGTCATCTCTCTCCTGGCTGTTTCTGCAACCTGGAGCTTAGAAACAG GATATAACCACAACATTTCTGTGATCTCTCACACTTCCCCTTTCCTCACCTCCACTGTGCCTCTGGGCCTACAACACGGAGTCATtg CTGCCAGGAGTGAACTTTTCCACCTGGGGAATAATGCCATCTTAAAGTGCAGCAATAAGACTTGGAGTGAGATGATCTACACCATCTGGAAAATACAACTGGGTGGAATGAAGTGTCAAATATCATCTAGTAATGATAACCAAAATCTGAACACATGCAATGATGGAAAAGCAATGCTCAACACATCCAGGGGTGAATCCTACCTGCAGATTCCAGGGTTCTCAAAGACAGATGAAGGAATCTACCACTGTGAGTCGGTGTACAAAGCAGGAAGCTACGCCTCAAACATTGATGTATCACTAATAG CCCCTCCCAATGTGTTTGCCTGGCTAGAGTGGGAGGGCAGTAGGCAGGTGGCTGTGTGTTTGGCTGAAGGGGGGAAACCAGCTGCCTCCATCTCCTGGAGTGAAAACTGGAACTCTACTTCAACCACCACATTGAACCTAGATGGCTTCAACAAAGTAGAGAGTCGATTGGTCCTGCCTGAGGGGATTGCTACGGGCAACCTGACTTGTGCTGTCATACATCCCTCCTGGGAAGAGGTGCATATGGTGACACCAG AAATCGTCATACCCTGGCGATTAGTCATAATCTCTGTGGGAACTATAAGCTTCATCATGGCTATTTTGGGGTGTTTATACTTCACACGAAAACACCCCTGCAGAATTAG CCCCAAGGCTCCTCAG tCACAGGACTATGTGGAGGAAGTAGAACCCTACGCCAGCTATATACAAAGTGCCAATTTAATCTACAACTCCTCTGCAGGACTgttcacataa
- the LOC115128205 gene encoding cell surface glycoprotein CD200 receptor 1-A-like isoform X2 encodes MGKTWIIGVISLLAVSATWSLETAARSELFHLGNNAILKCSNKTWSEMIYTIWKIQLGGMKCQISSSNDNQNLNTCNDGKAMLNTSRGESYLQIPGFSKTDEGIYHCESVYKAGSYASNIDVSLIAPPNVFAWLEWEGSRQVAVCLAEGGKPAASISWSENWNSTSTTTLNLDGFNKVESRLVLPEGIATGNLTCAVIHPSWEEVHMVTPEIVIPWRLVIISVGTISFIMAILGCLYFTRKHPCRISPKAPQSQDYVEEVEPYASYIQSANLIYNSSAGLFT; translated from the exons atggggaagacaTGGATTATAGGAGTCATCTCTCTCCTGGCTGTTTCTGCAACCTGGAGCTTAGAAACAG CTGCCAGGAGTGAACTTTTCCACCTGGGGAATAATGCCATCTTAAAGTGCAGCAATAAGACTTGGAGTGAGATGATCTACACCATCTGGAAAATACAACTGGGTGGAATGAAGTGTCAAATATCATCTAGTAATGATAACCAAAATCTGAACACATGCAATGATGGAAAAGCAATGCTCAACACATCCAGGGGTGAATCCTACCTGCAGATTCCAGGGTTCTCAAAGACAGATGAAGGAATCTACCACTGTGAGTCGGTGTACAAAGCAGGAAGCTACGCCTCAAACATTGATGTATCACTAATAG CCCCTCCCAATGTGTTTGCCTGGCTAGAGTGGGAGGGCAGTAGGCAGGTGGCTGTGTGTTTGGCTGAAGGGGGGAAACCAGCTGCCTCCATCTCCTGGAGTGAAAACTGGAACTCTACTTCAACCACCACATTGAACCTAGATGGCTTCAACAAAGTAGAGAGTCGATTGGTCCTGCCTGAGGGGATTGCTACGGGCAACCTGACTTGTGCTGTCATACATCCCTCCTGGGAAGAGGTGCATATGGTGACACCAG AAATCGTCATACCCTGGCGATTAGTCATAATCTCTGTGGGAACTATAAGCTTCATCATGGCTATTTTGGGGTGTTTATACTTCACACGAAAACACCCCTGCAGAATTAG CCCCAAGGCTCCTCAG tCACAGGACTATGTGGAGGAAGTAGAACCCTACGCCAGCTATATACAAAGTGCCAATTTAATCTACAACTCCTCTGCAGGACTgttcacataa